TCGTCTGGCCGGTGACCGCGACGGGCACGGTGACGCTGACGCCGGCACAATTGTCGATGCTGCTGGAGGGCATCGACTGGCGTCGCCCAGAGCGGACGTTCACGCCGACGCTGGCGGGGTGAAAACGGCGGTTTTGCGACGCTTTTTCTCGCCCGTCGATGCGTGATCTGTTATGAAATGCGGGTGCTGGAAGCGCCTGTTTCCCCTGCTGATGCCACCGCGCGGATCGCCGCACTGGAGGCATCGCTCGCCCGGGCGAATGCCGCGCTCGCCGCCCGCGATCTGCTCATCGACACGTTGCGCGGGCAGATCGCTCGACTGCGGCGGATGCAGTTCGGTGCCTCCTCCGAGAAGTTGGGCCGCGAGATCGAACAGCTCGAGCTGGCGCTGGAAGAGCTGGAAACGGAGCGGGATGTTTCGGAAGTCGAGACTGCGGTGCCTGGAGTAGCGCCGCGCCTGGCACCGGTCCGCAGTCTGCCGGAGCATCTGCCGCGCGAGGAGGTCGTCCACGAGCCGGCGTCCGGTATCTGCACCTGCCCGGACTGCGGTGGTGCGCTGCGCCGGCTGGGCGTGGACGCGCACGAGATGCTCGACATCGTGCCGGTGCGCTGGCGGGTCGTGCGCAACGTCCGCCCCAAATACAGCTGCGGGTCTTGCGAGAAGATCGTCCAGGCACCCGCGCCGGTCAGCGCTGTGGCGCGGGGCAAGGCGACCTTCGCGACGCTGGCGCACGTCGTCGTCTCCAAGTTCGACCACCATCTGCCGTTGTACCGCCAGGCCGAGATGATGGCCGCGCAGGGGCTCGAGATCGACCGCTCGACGCTCGCGGGCTGGGCCGGGCAAGCTGCAGCACTGCTCGACCCGGTGGTCAGCCGTATCCGTGACGAGGTGCTCAAGGCCGACAAGATCCACGCCGACGACACGCCGGTGCCGGTGCTCGAACCCGGCCGTGGCAAGACCGCGACCGGGCGGCTGTGGGTGTACGCCGCCGACGACCAGGCGTCCGGCAGCACGACACCGCCCGCAACATGGTATCGCTTCACGCCCGACCGCACCGCGGCGCACCCGCAGGCGCATCTCGCCGGCTTTCGCGGCTTTCTCCAGGCCGATGCCTATGCGGGCTATGACGCCCTGTACCGCGGTGGCGTCACAGAGGTGGCATGCTGGGCACACTTCCGGCGCAAGGTGTTCGACCTGCACGAGCGCCTCTCCACGCCGCTGACCACCGATATCCTAGAGCGCATCGGCGCGCTCTATGCCGTCGAGGCGGAGGTGCGTGGTCAGCCGCCGGATGTACGCCGTCGAGCGCGACAGGAACGAAGCCAGTCGCTGGTCGACGCCTTGCGCGAGGTGCTCGACGCTGCCCTTCGCCGCCTGTCGCCCAAGTCCGACATGGCCAAAGCCATCGCCTATGGCACCAAACGCTGGCCGGCGCTGTGCCGCTTCCTGGGTGACGGGCGTCTGGAGATCGACAACAACATCGCGGAGCGGGCCCTGCGCGGCGTCGCCGTGGGAAGGCGCAACTGGCTGTTCGCGGGTTCGCGCGCAGGCGGCGAGCGAGCCGCCGCCATCTACACCGTCATCCAGACCTGCAAGGCCAACGGCGTCGACCCGCAGGCCTATATCGCCGATGTCATCGCCAGGGTCGCCGGCGACTGGCCCGCCACCCGCTGGGACGAGCTGATGCCGTGGAACTGGGTGCCCCAGACAGATCAGCCAACAGCCCAAGCCGCATAAACTGCGGTCCTCACGCCACGCTTACAACGCAGCCGAGGTCTGCACACCGACGCCCGGGATGCTCATCAGCGCCTGACAGGCTGGAATGGCCGAACTTCACGAGTGGCTGAACGCGCAGCTCGCCAAGATTTCCCGCAACCACGACGTTGCCAAGGCCATCAACTACATGCTGCGCCGCTGGAGCGCGTTCACCCGCTTCCTCGACGATGGCAGAGTCTGCCTCTCGAGCAAAGCCGCGGAACGGTCGCTGCGTTGTGTACCTCTCGGGTGTAAATCGTGGCTCTTCTGCGGCTCGGATCGCGGTGGCCAGCGCGCCGCGATCGCCTACTCGCTGATCCAGACGGCACGGCTCAACGACGTCGACCCGCAGGCTTGGCTCGCCGATGTCCTCGCCCGCGTCGCCGATCACTCGGTTAGCCGGCTCGATGAGCTTGGGAGCACCTCAAGGTTT
The window above is part of the Sphingomonas sp. JUb134 genome. Proteins encoded here:
- the tnpC gene encoding IS66 family transposase codes for the protein MRVLEAPVSPADATARIAALEASLARANAALAARDLLIDTLRGQIARLRRMQFGASSEKLGREIEQLELALEELETERDVSEVETAVPGVAPRLAPVRSLPEHLPREEVVHEPASGICTCPDCGGALRRLGVDAHEMLDIVPVRWRVVRNVRPKYSCGSCEKIVQAPAPVSAVARGKATFATLAHVVVSKFDHHLPLYRQAEMMAAQGLEIDRSTLAGWAGQAAALLDPVVSRIRDEVLKADKIHADDTPVPVLEPGRGKTATGRLWVYAADDQASGSTTPPATWYRFTPDRTAAHPQAHLAGFRGFLQADAYAGYDALYRGGVTEVACWAHFRRKVFDLHERLSTPLTTDILERIGALYAVEAEVRGQPPDVRRRARQERSQSLVDALREVLDAALRRLSPKSDMAKAIAYGTKRWPALCRFLGDGRLEIDNNIAERALRGVAVGRRNWLFAGSRAGGERAAAIYTVIQTCKANGVDPQAYIADVIARVAGDWPATRWDELMPWNWVPQTDQPTAQAA